Within the Lacerta agilis isolate rLacAgi1 chromosome 15, rLacAgi1.pri, whole genome shotgun sequence genome, the region GACTCTGAGCAACACCTCAGCTGGCAGAGCAGGagaatctcagggttgcgggtttgagccccaccttgggcaaaatgattcctgcattgcaggaggttggactgatggtcctttccaactctacggttctatacTTTGCTTAACAGCAAAATTAGCTGTGGAGGAGTAGGGAGGGCTTCTCCTAtgtgtacaaataatttattattattattattattattattattattattattattattattatcctttaaGCCTCAGGAGTCTAGCCAGGCTGAGCTCCCCAGAAACTTAGAAAGTTGGACTGTATTTGTGCAAGAGTGGCATAGTCCTAGTTGAGAAAGAGGCTGTGTGTTGGAGTCTTTGCCTTTTCTGACAGTTGTACATGGAGCCCTCCCCCCCGTCCGTAATTTGGTTGGAATAATTCCCCACAGATATGCACCAGGCCGGGGCTGGGGACCCatccatgaccccccccccacacacacactatagcATCACTAGGAACCACCAAACTCTGCTATAGGCCAAGCCTTAAGGTCTTTCCACCAAGAGCTGCAGCCTCAGAGGGCCTTTGAAGATAGCAATGATGATGAACTTCTCTAAGGCAAGGGGATCAGGCACAGCTGTCTTGTGGCATCCGGCACCTCTGATCCAGAACTCTGAAGAACCAGCCTCCAGCTCCTATGGGGGTGGGCAGTTGACCTGTGAGGAGAACAGACAGGTAGACAGGTTACTCTTAGGCTTCGTCCCTGAGCCTGAAGGAAATACTGGAAAGGGCAATGGGTTCAACTTAGGCCAGCAAGGGCAACACTGCAGGGGTGTGCCAACAAGGTGCATAAACAGGTTTCAATTCCTCTATCCACAAGGTATGTGACAATGTTCTCGGCTCCCtccagttttattttattcatttaaagtaTTTGGATCTTGCCATTCAGCCAAAGAAATGCTACCAGAGTTGTTTACAATGATCAGTCATAAGTAATAAAACCCTCGGGTTTAGAATAAAAATGGCACAACACTAAAGGAAAAGGGGagtggaggaaaaaggaaaaagccaAACTCAAGCACTAGTTCTTATTTAAAAGCTCCTATAAGTGCTCTTTCTTGCAGGGATAGGGGAACATAGGACGCTgcctgagtcagagcattggtctcATCTAGCTAAATGCTGCTTGCACTGGCTAgttgcagctctccaggggttcagacaaGGGGTCTTTTTCCAGTCCCACCAGGAAATTGTGCTAGGGATTGAACTGGGACCTTGTgcttgcaaagcaggtgctctgctactgagctgtggccctttccccAAACATTCAGAATGGCTAGATGGAGACACCTTCCGCTGGGCTTCTGCTGACCCACCTTGGACTCTACCACCCACTTCGTGACGGAGAAAGGGGCAATGCCAAAGGTACCTACCGGGCACATTAGGCTCCCTCTTCCAGCAGGTGCTTCTCTGTCTCTTTCAAATTCTCCTTCTCTGGCCTGTTATCAAATGCAACAAAGGCAGTAGTTAGGAAGCCAGCCAAGTTCTCTGGCCTCGGGGTCAGGGAGGAAAAAAGAATCTGTTGTGTAAAATGAAAGGCAGGAGTCCCTCCTGGATTTGGGAGGCAGCGGGGAGCAGCAGGAGGTCCAACCCCAACCTAGAAGCTAGTGAAGCTCAGCTGTCCTGGGTCCTGCCTAAGTCACTGTCCTGATCTACTCGGTGCAGCGCTCACTGTGTAGGTCACAAGTCTGTGCTAGTAACACAGCAAATGTGCCCCACTTGCAGGCAGTTGTGGAGCAACTCAGTTCAGTTTCTGGCCTTACTTTTCCTCTACTTCAACACAAAGTCATCAAAATGTTTTGCAATGAATTTCCTTCACCTTGTAGACGTAGCAGAAGAATGAGATAGCAGAATGGTCTGCACCACACTGAAAACTGTAGCTGCAGGGTGTGGGTCCCAACTTTGAATGGCCCTACAATGAAAACTGCTTGCGATGGAAAACTAGCACAGCTGTGAGTGGAGTGCAGAAGAATTTTTCTCCCCAAGTGGGCTAAACTTCCATTGGCagggaggttttatttatctgTTACAAAACATATTTATACAGCTTTTCATCCTTTTGGGAATTTGGGTGGTATGCAATCAATAATCATTTCAACCATAAAGCAATAAATACAGTTCATAAAACTAATTTACAGCAAATACTTTTGCCTGGGGCTGAAAAGATTTCAGTgttggcaccaggtgagcctctcttgGAAGGATGCTCCCCAGCTGGGAAGCCACCACTGAAAGAGCCTTTTCTTTCATTGTTGAGTACCAAATAAAGGAGACACCTGAGTGAAGGTTTTGGCTGAAGAACTCAAGACACAGGCAGACTTGTATGAGAAGAGTCACCCCTTCAGGAGTTTGGATCCTAAGATGTTTAggagtttttaaaatgcagtctgTTTAGAAGTGATGAATATCAGCTGGATGCTTCCATGGTCTCCCACCTCAGCCCACTTCATTCTGCCACGTGCAGAGACTCGGCCTTTTTCATTTTAacttctctggttcaccagagcCTGTCAACAACCCAGCCCATTGGCACTCGCCTGTGACCCATTAAAGCTTCATAGGATCCAGGTAAGTGAATTCTGGCACTCCCGGTTCCTTGTTGCAGCCATGACTTACTGATCCCAGCCCCAAACCATCCCTTGCTCTGTCTCTCAAGGCTGTGTGGTCACCTTCATCTTTTTCTTTGAAGAGAGTGATTTACCTGTATCAGTGAACAGTTGGTGTCCATTTTCTGTGACGGCCAAGAGACCAGTTGTGGTTCCCACAAGGCCAGGCAAATTGCCTCTAGCCAacttccctacacacacacacacacacacacacacacacacacttacagttCTGTCTCCTCCACCTCTGACTCCATATCTCCATGCCTTCTTTTCCGGAAGCGGCAGATGACAACCACGACAACGatgacaatcatcagaaaacagACAGCGCCAATGACGAATGCTAGGATGTGGATCTCTGAGAAAGTCACTGTGCAGGGATGAAAGGCACGTTGGGTGTGGAAGAGGGAGACAGTGGCCCCCCGTACCCCAGCAGCACTGGTGACTGAGCAGCCCCTCTCTCCCCCAGCAAACCCACCTGCACCCTCCCCCCGAAGTCACAAACCTTTCATCACCACTCGTAGCTGGATCTCGCCAGTCGGACCGTCCACATCTGGCGGGTTCCTCACGTGGCACTGGAAGGTCCCGTTGTCACTGGGCTTGGTGTCCCAAAGGATAATGGAGCCGTCGTTCCTGTGGATGTTGCCATCCCATGTGACTCTGCCTTTGAAGCGGCCTAATTTTGGTGGGTAAGGCTCGTCACTGTAGTAGAAAACCTAGGAAGTTGCAAGGAGAAGCCCAGCTATCATGCCTCCTGCCACTGCTGGTGGTAAATGACAGCCACTTTTCAGTGACCTCGGTCCTCTGTGGATAGCACCTCTCACTTCTGCAGGATATTTTGAAACTGAAAATGGCCTGGAGGAGCAGGAGGTTTTCTGTCTAAATGAATATACTCCCTGGGAATGGCCCGGTCGTGCAGCAGACTGAAGCAACCTCCTTCAGGCAGCACTAAGAGTGGGAGAGGATTTGTGTCTGAGTGGTACAGCAAGACTTTTTAAAGTGCAGGTTCTGGCTAGGGAGGTTGAACACCTTTTTAGCTCTCTGCCTTAGGCCAGCCCTGCCAACAGTGGTGAGCTGCCCTTGATTAAGCCGATCTCCAAAGAGGGATCTGAACCATCTTCCCATCAGGGACTAGTGTCCGTTGCATGGATGTCAACTGCAGCTATTCAGAGCAGAGACATTATAGTACAAGCCGTTTTTAGGATCTGTAAATATTTGATCAGCAAGAGCCACCTACAAGCCCTGCTTTATTGGGCGTGATTGGTCTCTAGAGCCTCATAGCCATGGTACAAGGTGACACCCACTCCCCTTTGCTCCACGGGGGTGCAGGGTGCTTATTCAGAGCATATTGGACATGGGTATAGGCAGGTGGCGAGAGGATTTTAGAGACCGGGCTGCAAAACTCCCAGCTTCACAGGGAGGTATGTATACCAGCTGCTCAGGATCCTCTGGAGGCCCAAGCACCAAACTGGGGCCACAATGCTGGGGAAGAGCCTAGGTCACATTCCACAAAAAGGCTGCAGAGATGAACTTACAGACTCAGAACTGCCAGGTTCCTCGGGCTGGAAGTGCCAGGACACTGTCAACTTTGACCCGACTGTGGCATAGCTGCGGAAGGTGCATTTCAAGCGCACTTGTGTCCCATTCAGGACTTCCAAGGACTTAGGGGTGTAAATGTCCACAGCTGACACAGGCCATAGCACTGGAGGGAAAAGAAGCATAGAAAATGAGCCCctacaggacacacacacacacaacacacacacacagagacacgtGTCAGCATTCCAGCTTAGCATCAATAATCCCCCAGAGCCAAGAGAGAAGGTTGGTGATGCCCTGGCTAAACCTTCCTTGGGATGATTTTTGAGCAGCCTGGGGTGACACCCTGCCCTTTTGGTGGGTTTGGGCCTGGCTGGAAGGGGTGGGCTTCTCAACTGCCTGGAAAGATGGCAAGATAGCTGGGCTCAGTGCCCTGCCTGGCTTCAGCTCCTGAAGAAGATGGGCTCCTGCTACACACTgtaagcatgggggggggggactttgatCTCTCCTGCCTGCAGCTGTCAGGCAGAAAAGGCTACCCCAAAATAAAATGAGTTTCTTCCTCCAGTGTAGCACCTACTCTTTGGAAACCTCTCCTGTACATAACAGACAGGCACCATATTTACTGATTTTTTGGTGCCTAGGGAATAAGTTCCTTTTCCAAGAGATTGTATCTATGTTttcattgttgttatttttattgttaactCACATGGGGATGTTTTAGGGAAAGCAATTCattaattaagtaaataaaaCTGAGCAATGACTTTGGAGACTTTGGATTCCCATATCTAAACTCCCCCAAAGCTGGCTTGTGTTAGTCCCTGGGCTGCTAGCTGCCCATCTGTTTCTCCTGCTCATCCTGAGAAGCTCCTTAATTTCAATCTTCAGGGAAAGGGTCTCTGCCCTTGCCCAGATGCCAAAGGTTGCAGCCTCTGTTTGGATGCTAGGGCACTCTGTATCTGCTTAGGGCACAGGTGAAAGGTCACCTGGGAATCACCACTCCCTTCCCATTGACCATGAAGCAACAAAGGCAGGATATCGATgcacaaaataaaacagtaaaataaataatgcgGCTCTCTTTTAGAATATTGAGGACACAAGTTGGGCAAAGCCAGTACTCATGGGTGGAAGGTGGCAAGGTCCCCAAAGTGGTCTCTCTGCCCTTGGGCAGCAGCTGGACCACCTGATCCATAAATCCCTaggctaccaccaccaccctcgtCAGGTTGGAGGAAAAGCCAAGAGCTGCCTctgcagaagaaggaagaaacttCTGCCAAGACCTTGGCTCTGCTTCTCCTCTAAGTGATTCATGGTAGGGTAACTCCTTACGATAGAAATGCTTGATTCCTACATCCGGCTTACAAAACACGTGAGTTGATTCTGTGTCCACAGCGAATGAACTCTGTGGCTGTGTGATGCAACGGGTAGAGCGCTGGGCTTGGGCATGCTAGGACACAGGCATTGCCAGGCTGGTCTTGCATAAAAGGCTGCTACCTTCTGACCTCGATTTCCGGCACGGAAAAGGGGAAAGGTCTCTTGTTAAAAGTGCTACATTAGGGAAAGGTGTGGATGTCTGTTTTctcaagggagggaaggagggtctCCAGAGAAGCCAAGCCCTTGCGGGAGAGGAAACTGATCCCACATTCCCGCATTGGCCTCCCTTTATCTCTCAGCTGAGCAGAGCACAAACATTCCTTCTTTTTGGCAGAGCCctccagagggaggggaaggttgGCAGGAGAGGAAAAAATACACACAGAATAAACAGGAGCTCAGGACAATATTTTCACAGCAGCCCCTGTTCAATCACACCAGGGTAAACCGTCCACAATCAGCTGGAGTTTGACAGCTGGAGAAAAACAGAGTTGAGGCCACATTGTGCAGGTACAGGCAAGCAATAGCAGCCCAGCTGGCCTGAACAGAATGAGACCACTACTGGCCTTCCCCTCTTGGCCCTGGGCCCTCTGCTGGGCACCCCCACCTGGTCATTCCCATAGGAGGCCAAGGAAATGGCAGTGGAGGagagtctctctctttctctgtgcccAGAAGACACCTCAAACCTGTTTGTCCAAGAGCGCCTGTGAGCTCCCCACTGTCCGCACAGCCTAGAAAGTGGCTGGCTTGCCGGCCGGCCAGCTTGCTTTGGAGCTCTTGCCCCTAAGAGCAGAGCCCAGGGCAGGGACTGACAAGCAAAGGGCAAGAAGAGCAGGGCTGTAGTCCTTACCTAGCAGCAGGGGCCAGGCAGCTGGGACCAGCCAGCTGGGGCCAGGCAGCCCCTGGGAACAAGGTGCCATGTCCACACTCCACAGGCAGTGCCAGCCGCTGGGACAGTGGAGAGGAGGCAGACTGCTGCAGCAGAGTACAGCCACTCCTCTCAGGTGCCCTTCTGGCGCGGGACTAAACAAGGTGGAGCCAAGAGGACTctctgcttctcctccccccctcccctctccctcccacaggCCAAACCAGGAAGCCTCTCCCAGTCTTGTTGCTGCTACAGCTGAGGCTGCCTCCACCCTGACTTCCCTGGGGCAGGCAGTGGTTTCCAGAGAGAAACTGGGGCTGTAGCTTGACTGCACGTAGCACTCCTCAATGTGTAGGGCTGGTTGTGATTAGTCAGGGGAGGCTTGGCCCTCTCTGCATGCACAGGAGCTCCCTCTTTCTGCTAACTTCAGTTCCTCCACAGCTGAGCAGGGGGTGCTTAACTGCAGTGATGATCAGACCAGGAGCAGGCAGGCCACTTCAAGTCATGGCAGAAGGAAAGGCTAATGCTGGTGCTCTGTGTAAACGGCCTTGCAAAGTTCTCCACCCTGTTTGTGGTCAGAGGAACTGGGAGAACATAAGAGCCCAGCTGTGGGATCAAGGCAGCGGCCCATccagtcaagcatcctgttctcacagtggccaaccagatgcccattatgggaagctcacaagcaggacttgagtgcaacagcactttcccctcctgtgttttccagcaactggtattcagaggcatgatgcatcctggctagtagccattggtatccttatcctccatgaatttgtctactcctcttttaaagccacccagggaaagagttccatagtttaactgtgcctGGCATGAAGTCCTTTATTTTTTCTGTCCTGACGTTCTAATGTTATGagatggagaggggggaatctctgaccactttctccatacTATCCATAATTGCAACACACCTTATCATGTTTCCTCTTACTCATAGGAGTTACCATTTCCCTGAAtttcttcagagagagagagagagagagagagagaaatggcagtgaaagttgcagcatttgggacttcttagtttaatGTGCCCCAGATCAAACCTTGTTCCAGGGCAGAGGGATGGTGGAAAATATGTGAACATTCTGAAAAGTGGCTGCCTTTTTTCTAAGGGTGTGAGTGGGAAAATAGATCTTGggcacttaccgtattttttgcgtCGTAAgatgcacctgaccataagacacacctagtttttagaggaggaaagggggaaagccccatggTGGGGggaatcagctcacagttgtgcagcttcttttgcaaaggggaaaagccccttttttgaggatcagctcaaagttgttgagcatatttgcaaagggggaaatcctgttttatggggttcaactcacagttctgcagcttctttaggaaagggagccgtttctatggtttccagacagataatctaatcagccagtcacatgtcactggggaaacaaacagcctccgtctgcagaacattcaacaatggaggcctgggcaaggggacagggtcagaaagggagccagcgatcgaccacacattcactccataagacgcacagacatttccccttattttttaggaggaaaaaggtgagtcttatggagcaaaaaatatggtactcaGAAGAAAAATGTCTTCTGAGGAATTTCAGCTCAGCCCTAGTGAAGACCATCCAACCTTAATGCTGCTGGGATAAAGAATTTAAAACGATTTGTTGCAAGTGATCAGTAAGAATAAGGATTTCAAGGAGCTCCAGGGCAGATGTCAAAATGAAAGACAGAGGCAGGGAGATTTTTGCTGGCGGGGTGGGCAAAGACAACAGGGAAGCCTTCACAGTGACAAACTCTGAAGTCTAAGAAGCATGCATGTGTGGGGGGTTACAGGGTCTTTCCTTCCATCACTATCTGTACTCTGAGAGCAGGCAGTTAGTTTGTGGCTTTGCAGTGATGATGGGAAAGCATTTCACGCATGCTCAGAGGCTCTCCCTTCCCGTGATGAGCCTTGCAAGCAGGTTCTGGAGCAGAGACCTGTTGGTGTCTTATGCACCTTAGGCCAGGGCCAAATAACAGGTGACATGACCATGAGCACAGGGGCGGCTGAAGCAGCCTACAGCAGGGTTGTTTAGGGCAAAGCCCCCACCTGGCCTGCAAgcccttccccactccctgccAGTCTGGGCCGTTGTGCCTTCCAAGAGTGCAACAGAGCATGCCGTGAGGCCTCCTTCTCTGGGGCTGCGGGAAGGGCATACAGCTGGGGTCAGGTCTCAACATGCAGCGAGGATCACTGAACAGGTTCCTACTCTGGTGATGGGAGGATGGGAGGGAGCTGGGCTGGCCCCACAAAGGCACTTTGTGCTTTCTGGTCTGGCTGAAAGCTGATCCGACAGAAAAAGGATGGATTGCATTTGAGCTAGTTTTCCCTTTGTCTGGCCTGAGAAGCAGCCATCAGAGTCAGTCATCGCAACCTGGATGGGGCAGTCAGCTCAGAGAACTGCATCAGCTACTTCTCTGGACTTCTGAGCCCTCAGTGTTCTGCACTCCCTTCTAAACATTCTCTAAATATCCTCTAAATATCACCATGCAGTGTGTGCAGCAAGACTACTTGGGAACAAAATATCCTCCATTCATGTTATATTGATGTCACTTGGTTCCTGGGAGAGCTTTCCCCAGGGAGATCTtattgaccccccctcccccagataaTCTAATATCCTCTCTgcctctgccctcctccccagGTTGTCCTCTCTCGTCCTGTGGATCCTTTCCCACAGAGAAGAAAGCACACATCCCAAATGAGCTGGATTCAAAGGCAAGATGAAGTCGCTGATAGGGGAATCAGAataattctgcaccagttgcagCAGGCGAAAGGGGAGCCCCCAaagttcagcatcctattctcacagctgCTAACCAGATGGGGAAGAAGCCCACAAGGAGAAACTGAGTGTCACAGCCACACTCTCAGCTTCATTGATTGTGAACCCCAAAATTTGCAGTGCCAAAGTTTTGTAGTGTTCTGCAGAGCAAACCCCATGCTTTACGGCAACCAAGCTCAAACTGGGGGTGGTCATAGGTATCACCCCAAAACCCAACATAGTCTGATTCACTTCAAACCAGTGCCAAAGTTTTGTAGTGCAAACCCCACATTTTGCATGGATATCACCACAAAGGGGGAGGAACTTCATTGTGCTGCTCTGCTGGCACTTGGAACCCCAACCCTTGGTTCTGGCTCCCCACAGCCACTGCCGCACCCAGGCATGCACATGCACAGGGCAGCACTGCTTCCGTGCTAGTATGAAACACGCAGTGCGCACAGAAGCCTGCCATTCGCACATGCAACCCTGACACTCACAATGGTCGCTTGATGTTGAGGCCCGGATGCCCTTCTCAAGCTGGTCACCCCAAGAGTTTGCACAGACGAAACAGAGAGACAAACAGTTAGCAAATTTTATTCTATTGAAAACAGCACACTAACACAAGGCTGCATCGGAAGAGTTTGAAACCACTGTTAAAATAAGTGTTGTTTCTTAAGGTCCGCTAGCTTGCTTTTCAGCTCCCTGTTTTCTTTACGtagttgttttaaatgcttttcttGTATCTGGTCCTTCCTCTCCAAGGCGGTAACGCTGCCTGTAAGAGTACTGATCTTGGCCAACATCTCTTCTAATTGTTTAATCAGTTTAGCCATTGCTTTGGTGGTTTCTTCAACTTTCTGGTCAACGTCTTCTGGGTCCTGTTGTGGTTGTATTGTGTGACTGTTTCCTGGGGCCATGGCGGTCTCTGTGGTTTCGGTATCCCCCTTGGTTGTGGCCATTTTGGCTTTCCCGTCGATCCCTCTTTCGGGTTGCATGTGGTGGCTtttggcggtgggggtggggtgctgcaggTCTCCTGCTGTTGTGTCTTGCTTTCACCTTACGTACCCCTCACGTttatggggcggggggaggttcTCTGGCTTTGCTGTTGGGTGGCTTATTCAGAGCTCTGGGCTTAAGCAGCAGTCGCTGTCGCGCATCTGGGCTGTGGGTATTAAATGTTGCAATCGTTGATTTTGGTGAGCCTCTTTCCTTTCACTATGCCCTTGTTTCGCTCTTGCTTCCCTAAGGACAGCTGACCTCTCAGGAGCACGTTGGTTGGTTCAAGGGCTTCTCTCGGACCACAGTGGCTGAGTGGTGGCAGAACGATGGACAGACAAACAAGGACAATCAATCAGGCAGAAGGACAAACATGCAAGCATACAAGAGACAAGTAAAAATGTACAGGGCAGAGCTGTAGCTGGGTGAtcctgcgcccctggcagaacagtccagattgtgccccctagctATGGACAAATTAgcttttctttctgcctctcctccacccattcaattcaccctctattaaaaaccttttcttatgatgCAATAaatgatatttatatttatggacatattttaagcCGATTTTGCACACAAACCCTCGCCTGTGCCCCTGGCGGAGGCTCACTTCCCCAccccctagctatggctctggtacagggggaaggaaaagggggggaagagatgggTGGTGGtaggggattgtgtgtgtgtgtgtgtgtggaaaatacTGGAATAAGAAAAAATGAAGATGTGCAAATAAAAAGTATAAGGGTAAGAATTTAAAGATGAAGGTCAAAAATCAAGGTAGAGAGTTAAGTTTAAAAATGGAAGGTGAAGTTAAAAATTTaaagtcaaaaataaaaaaaatcagaataaagATTCAAGTTAAAACGtgaaataaaaaacacatatacCTACccaaaagaatggggggggggggagagagagcgaaagttaaaaaattaaataagtttGAAAGCATTGTTTGGTCTCCCTGACTCTGAGTCCTGGTTTATTCTGCTACGTAGCTAACATATCTTTCTCCAGTCTCCTTGGTGTGctgctgggaagggtggggaatTCAAATATTGATAGCAATAATAATGCTAATGgtgataaaataaataagaaaagaagaaaaagggggggaggaggaagcaatgatagtagtagtaatattttttaaaaaatttttaaagcGGGGAAGGGGAAGGATTAAATAATAAACGTAAGAATAGAGTAAAAATAAGTAAAATTGATTAAAAGCAAAAGGGAGATGGCCCcctaaagaaaacattttttaaaattatctgtttgtttatttctgaAAGTCTCCGTTGGAGCGCACCAACCTGAGGATGGTTTTTACCGCGTCTGGGAACTCACGAGGCTTGCAGATCAGTAGCGTCCGCAGGAGGGAGCCTTTGTCGGCTCAGGCCTCCTCCGTGGGCGCCACCATTCTCCGTCTCCTCCGCGCTCACCCAGTCCAAAGCACACCGGCTGGGCTTGGGGGGTCCCGACGCTCGGTAGCGGGCTCCGCGGGCCCAGCTGGCCGAGGGTCAAAGCGACAGCAATAGTTTCAGGGAGGCAGCGCCTCGCGGTCCCGGCTTTCCGGTGGCGCAATCGCTGCGTCCCTCTCTCCAAAATGCGGCTAGACCGCTAGAATCGCTAGCAAGTCGGGACCCAGgtctgaacctgggtctcccattTGTTTCGGGGGTAGGGGGAGATCCGGGGACGGAGCGAAACGTGGGGATTATCTTCCCGCTTCTCCTGTCCTCCAGTGTTTTGCTTCGGGGTCTGCTCTAAAGCAGTGCGCATGGCCGGGCTGCCTCCCCGCTTCTCCCGGCGTTCAGCTGCTCTCCTACCTCCCCTTCTGCCTTTGAAGGCTTCACCTTTTCTCCAGCTCGTCGGTTTGTGGTCTCCTCGGTGTGGTTCCGAACTCCTGCGTCTGGATCAGACCTGGGTGGCCTGGGAGAGATGGCTCCCCCTAATTCGCCATCTTTCCCGGAAGTCCAACCACTGCAAAGAGTTATCGCTAATTCCTGGGAGAAACACAAAGGGAAACTAGCAGATGTGGTCAGGCAAAAAaggggaggtgggcggagaggttGTTGGCTGGGAGGAAATTTGGCTGGAGTGCTGAAAGGGTTATTTGCTctaggaagagaaggggaggtTTCCAGAGGaggaagcaatgacaaacttagacagcatcttaaaaagcaaagacatcaccttgccgacaaaggtccgtatagttaaagctatggttttcccagtagtaatgtacggaagtgagagctggatcatcaagaaggctgatcgccgaagaattgatgcttttgaattatggtgctggagaagactcttgagagtcccatggactgcaagaagatcaaacctatccattctcaaagaaatcagccctgagtgctcactagaaggacagatcctgaagttgaggctccagtactttggccacctcatgagaagagaagactccctggaaaagaccctgatgttgggaaagatggagggcacaaggagaaggggacgtt harbors:
- the MPZL2 gene encoding myelin protein zero-like protein 2, yielding MAPCSQGLPGPSWLVPAAWPLLLVLWPVSAVDIYTPKSLEVLNGTQVRLKCTFRSYATVGSKLTVSWHFQPEEPGSSESVFYYSDEPYPPKLGRFKGRVTWDGNIHRNDGSIILWDTKPSDNGTFQCHVRNPPDVDGPTGEIQLRVVMKVTFSEIHILAFVIGAVCFLMIVIVVVVVICRFRKRRHGDMESEVEETELPEKENLKETEKHLLEEGA